In Candidatus Equadaptatus faecalis, a single window of DNA contains:
- the rpsE gene encoding 30S ribosomal protein S5, whose product MELTERVVFVNRVAKVVKGGKRFRFAVLVAVGDGVDQVGLGMGKAKEISEAMRKAVEHAKKNLIDLKKVGTTIPHPIIGKFGAAEVLFRPAAPGTGVLAGSSVRPIMELGGIKDVIAKVTGRTANPINIAYATMDAVKRFRTPEEIYRLRGIERKDA is encoded by the coding sequence ATGGAACTTACGGAGCGCGTAGTTTTTGTCAACCGCGTAGCAAAGGTTGTCAAAGGCGGCAAACGTTTCCGTTTCGCAGTCCTCGTTGCGGTTGGTGACGGCGTTGACCAGGTTGGTCTCGGCATGGGCAAAGCGAAGGAAATTTCCGAAGCAATGCGCAAAGCTGTAGAGCATGCAAAGAAAAACCTTATCGACCTTAAAAAGGTTGGTACGACAATTCCTCACCCGATTATCGGCAAATTCGGCGCAGCGGAAGTTCTCTTCCGTCCCGCAGCCCCGGGTACCGGAGTTCTCGCAGGTTCATCGGTTCGTCCGATCATGGAACTTGGCGGAATTAAAGACGTTATCGCTAAGGTAACGGGCAGAACGGCAAACCCGATTAACATCGCATACGCAACCATGGACGCGGTTAAACGCTTCCGCACGCCGGAAGAAATATACCGTCTCCGCGGTATCGAGCGTAAAGACGCATAG
- the rplR gene encoding 50S ribosomal protein L18 — MKNRSRNAMRELRHQRLRKHVSGTAERPRLSVFGSLKHIYAQIIDDEKGCTLVSASTMDKSFGADKKGNIEAAKEVGKQIAERALAKGVNTVVFDRGGHIYHGRVQALADAAREAGLKF; from the coding sequence TTGAAAAATCGCAGTCGTAATGCAATGCGCGAACTCCGCCACCAGCGCCTCAGGAAGCACGTATCCGGAACAGCGGAACGCCCGCGTCTTTCGGTATTCGGCAGTCTGAAGCATATCTACGCTCAGATTATCGATGACGAAAAGGGATGCACGCTTGTTTCAGCCTCAACGATGGACAAAAGCTTCGGCGCAGACAAAAAAGGAAACATCGAAGCAGCCAAAGAGGTTGGCAAACAGATAGCGGAACGTGCTCTGGCTAAAGGCGTCAACACAGTTGTTTTTGACAGAGGCGGACACATCTATCACGGAAGAGTCCAGGCTCTCGCAGATGCAGCTCGTGAAGCCGGCCTGAAGTTCTAA